In the genome of Streptomyces sp. SAI-127, the window CGACTACGACAACGAGGGCGGCGCCTACGCCATGGCCAGCCATCTGCTGTCGGCCGGGCACCGCAAGGTGCTCGTACTGCCGGGCCATGCCGAACTCACCACCGCCCAGGGGCGGTTGAAGGGGGCCCGGCGCGCCTTCGAGGCGTACGGCGTGCCGTTCGCGGCCACCATGGTGCGGCACGGCCCCTACGACTACGAGCACGGGTACGCGGCCGTCGAGGAATGTCTGCGCGACGGACTCGACTTCACCGCCGTCCTCGCCGGGACCGATGTCGTCGCCGCCGGTGCCATGCAGGCCTTGCGCGCGGCCGGGCTGCGGGTGCCCGAGGACGTGTCGATCGTCGGGTACGACGACATCCCGCTCGCCTCGCAGCTCACCCCGCAGCTCACCACCGTCCACGTGCCCTACGAGGAGATGGGACGGGTCGCCCTGCGGGCCGTCGCCGACCGGCGTGAGGGGGGCGGGGCGCGACGCAAGGGGGCCGACGGGGACCATCTGGTGCTGGGCACCCATGTCGTCGTTCGGCACTCCGTACGACCGCCCGCACAACCCGTCTAGCAACGGAAGAAAGAGATCGTTTCGTAAACGGTTTCCATAGATCATCAGGGCCTGGTCGGGCCGTCCCGGCGGACCGCCGGGGCTTGCGTTCGTTGCGTCCACAGGCCTCTGAACTGGTAGTACGTCAGGCCTCTGCGGTCGCGGGACGCGCGCACGGGCCTAACCCCACGGACAAACCGGCGTAACAAATTGCCGTCTACCTCTTGCTAACCGCAGGACCGTCGGCCTACCGTCCCAGCAACCGGTTACTACAGCTTCTGCTGGGCCGACCCCCCGCAACCGCGAGCCGAGGAAACTTCCGGCCGCCGTTTCCGGCCGACACCGAGCCGCCGATCCCCCTCTCTCCTCTCCGAGACGCCCTACTTCCCGAAGGAACACGGTCAGATGAACTTCAGCAGCCCCCGGAGAAGGTTCGCCCGCGTCGCCGTTGCGGGACTCGCGTTGTCAGGTCTGCTCACCGCGTGCGGCGGGTCGGACGGTTCCGGCGACTCGCAGTCGTCGGGGCCTGTCACCCTCCCCTTCTGGGGCTGGGCCAACGGCCAGGACGCCGTCGTCAAGGCGTTCAACGCCTCGCACAAGAACATCCAGCTGAAGTACACGAAGGTCACCGACCAGCTGACCATGCAGAAGCAGCTGACCAACGCGGTCAAGGCGGGCAACGCGCCCTGTCTGGTCCAGAACACCGCCGAATACGTCACCAGTTGGGTCGCGCAGGGCGCGCTCGCCGACATCTCCCAGTACGTCGAGGGCGAGAAGAGCAAGTTCAACACCGGGTCGTGGGCGAGTGCGCAGGTGCAGGGGAAGTCGTACGGCGTGCCGACCAGTTCGTCGCCGAACTTCACCATCTACCGCACCGACATCTTCAAGAAGTACGGCATCAAGGCCCCGACGACCTGGGACGAGTTCATCGCCGCGGGCAAGGAGCTGAAGAAGCACGGCATCAAGATCACCAACTACGCCGGTGAGGACCCGAGCACGCTCGAGGTGCTGGCCATGCAGGCCGGGGCGCACTGGTACTCCATCGACGGCAACTCCTGGAAGGTGGACTTCCAGGACGCGGGCACGCTGAAGGCCGCCAAGGTGATCCAGGAGATCATCGACAACGACCTCAACAGCAAGTTGTCGTTCGCCGACTATGCCGCCGTGCAGCGCAACTACGACAACGGCGGGACCGCCACCCGGCAGATCTCGACGTGGCAGATGGCCGGCATGGTGCAGAACTTCACCAAGTCCTTCGGGGACTGGGGGCTGTCGCCCTGGCCGACGTTCACCGGGGAGGCCGCCAAGACCCCGGCGGGCACCAACCTGACCGGCAGTGTGACGCTGGTGACCAAGGGGTGCAAGAACCAGGAGCAGGCCGCCGAGGCCGCGCTGTGGATGTCCACCAACACCGGCGCGGTCAAGACGATGGCCAACCCGGAGACCGGCAACGGCGTGATGCCGGCGCTGGCCGACAGTGACTCGTACGTGCCCGAGGCAGTCTCGGAGAAGCTGCTCGGCTCCAACTACCAGGCGGGGCAGCAGGTCGTGAAGGACAGCCTGAAGACCGTCACCACCGACTGGACCTT includes:
- a CDS encoding LacI family DNA-binding transcriptional regulator, whose amino-acid sequence is MSQRKASGDVGRATIRDVAERAGVSVASVSRVLSGNYPVSEDLRRKVMKVVRDLDYVTNAHARSLAGGGTPTVAILINNITGAAFAHVAKGVEGAATLRGWLSLVGTTGDDPERELALVNLMRQQGVAAVVLLGGAYDYDEYQLRMARFARSLDAAGSHLVLVGRPPLEGAVPATTVDYDNEGGAYAMASHLLSAGHRKVLVLPGHAELTTAQGRLKGARRAFEAYGVPFAATMVRHGPYDYEHGYAAVEECLRDGLDFTAVLAGTDVVAAGAMQALRAAGLRVPEDVSIVGYDDIPLASQLTPQLTTVHVPYEEMGRVALRAVADRREGGGARRKGADGDHLVLGTHVVVRHSVRPPAQPV
- a CDS encoding extracellular solute-binding protein, with the protein product MNFSSPRRRFARVAVAGLALSGLLTACGGSDGSGDSQSSGPVTLPFWGWANGQDAVVKAFNASHKNIQLKYTKVTDQLTMQKQLTNAVKAGNAPCLVQNTAEYVTSWVAQGALADISQYVEGEKSKFNTGSWASAQVQGKSYGVPTSSSPNFTIYRTDIFKKYGIKAPTTWDEFIAAGKELKKHGIKITNYAGEDPSTLEVLAMQAGAHWYSIDGNSWKVDFQDAGTLKAAKVIQEIIDNDLNSKLSFADYAAVQRNYDNGGTATRQISTWQMAGMVQNFTKSFGDWGLSPWPTFTGEAAKTPAGTNLTGSVTLVTKGCKNQEQAAEAALWMSTNTGAVKTMANPETGNGVMPALADSDSYVPEAVSEKLLGSNYQAGQQVVKDSLKTVTTDWTFGPNWTAMFTEMQAGWAKVVSKEQTVTQLLAHMQEWTVDDLKSRGISVKG